The Pyrenophora tritici-repentis strain M4 chromosome 2, whole genome shotgun sequence genome window below encodes:
- a CDS encoding DUF2013 domain containing protein: protein MAFEVSYHLENEQQFWDELDDIVSTRCHQHEIIDNSLRSFLNVTTNYRSEYLQTDFSIAKCIFRMLEGDLFASNKEYVRKQIIYCLLQEEDNPTLHIVAAFLLYDGRNSKDDEVFEMMHSEGTFARLVELVQMQSVQEETTLHQLLLQLLYESSRIQRLTYEDFMAVNDVFIIYLLEIIEGASDDADDPYHYPVIRVLLVLNEQYLVASTSHHGNGRPGVTNRVIKAISTHGLTYKTFGCNLILLLNRESETSLQLLILKVLYLLFGNPSTAEYFYTNDLHVLVDVILRNLIDLPHDSAAANALRHTYLRVLHPILLHSQISRPPHYKRDELLRLLHLLISSGNHFAPVDETTVRLVNRCTSVSWLQEPTEPHSPVDSVSNGKKEYARRALGMTVQGGGESSSSVLEIAGHTAQPGVQTPSMAKLAN, encoded by the exons ATGGCATTTGAGGTGTCGTATCATCTCGAGAATGAGCAACAGTTCTGGGATG AACTCGACGATATCGTATCCACGCGCTGCCACCAGCATGAAATAATTGACAACTCGCTACGATCCTTTCTTAATGTCACGACAAATTACAGAT CCGAATACCTGCAGACCGATTTCAGCATCGCGAAATGTATCTTCCGCATGCTCGAGGGCGATCTCTTCGCCTCCAATAAGGAATATGTGCGCAAGCAGATAATATATTGTCTGTTACAA GAAGAAGACAATCCCACACTCCACATAGTGGCCGCATTCCTCTTGTACGACGGCCGCAATAGCAAAGATGACGAGGTCTTCGAGATGATGCACTCTGAGGGCACCTTTGCCAGACTAGTCGAGTTGGTACAGATGCAAAGTGTACAGGAGGAGACGACGTTGCATCAATTGCTTCTTCAGCTTCTATATGAGTCGTCTCGCATTCAGCGATTAACTTACGAGGACTTCA TGGCAGTGAACGACGTGTTCATCATCTACCTGTTGGAGATAATAGAAGGCGCCTCTGACGATGCCGACGACCCATACCACTACCCCGTCATACGTGTCTTG TTGGTTCTAAATGAGCAATACCTGGTAGCATCTACCAGCCATCACGGTAACGGGCGTCCTGGAGTAACAAACCGAGTCATCAAAGCGATATCAACCCACGGCCTAACCTACAAGACCTTCGGATGCAATTTGATTCTCCTTCTAAATCGGGAGTCGGAGACGTCCCTTCAGCTTCTTATCCTCAAAGTACTTTACCTTCTTTTCGGCAACCCCTCTACGGCAGAATACTTTTACACAAATGATCTCCACGTACTAGTAGATGTTATCTTGCGGAATCTTATAGATCTGCCCCACGACTCCGCTGCTGCAAATGCATTACGCCACACATATCTACGGGTCCTCCATCCGATACTCTTGCACAGTCAAATCAGCAGGCCGCCGCATTACAAGCGCGATGAGCTACTCCGCCTCCTGCATCTTCTGATATCGAGCGGTAATCACTTCGCACCTGTCGACGAAACCACCGTCAGACTTGTGAACCGCTGCACAAGTGTGTCATGGTTGCAAGAACCAACAGAACCACACTCACCAGTCGACAGTGTATCAAACGGCAAGAAAGAGTACGCTCGACGGGCTTTGGGTATGACAGTGCAAGGGGGCGGAGAAAGCTCAAGCAGCGTCCTCGAGATTGCGGGTCATACTGCGCAACCCGGAGTACAGACACCAAGCATGGCGAAGCTCGCGAACTGA
- a CDS encoding ProP, Permease major facilitator superfamily has product MTATISFHKETRPNNEGTLPLSEAPTANNSMRDQSPSSIATIEEPDWPRSWRAYACLLGCFFLMFNSWGLVNAYGTWSSYYVGHSLRGIDQLELNLIGSTQSFIVLLLSNVVGRLLDAGHSRKVIGCGTFLVPFGLFMLSVAHPSDVEALGNFGSIWATQGLVVGLGMGTFFVSSSQVASTWFPKRRGLAVGYVACGASVAGVIYPSMLRYLIKSVGFNDAVRYVATLTSVTCIFSFIFCTPDPAHEHHEPKTWGKLTTWFDTEAFRNKAFCWFTAAIAFMFFGFYPVFFNLEEWASVRGFGTRNRSSSEIAPVDTTNKPLQTFWLLVIMNGASTAGRMLLAHFSDWVGALNMHIGSQFVASMLTLVLWSQAGSETDAIAFCVVFGIFSGMVIGLPPASIGHILSRSYTEPDNIQFAKKKLGHWTGMMYTFAAIPALTGPVIAGHLITKYDTYITVQMWSGTNLMLSCFCMIISRWNLPCDNGEHAKDAVMRAMSFAETTEKRSASEAPTTTRDPLSQAPTRVPSTRSQASDMV; this is encoded by the exons ATGACGGCAACAATATCCTTTCACAAGGAGACTCGTCCTAACAACGAGGGAACTCTCCCACTGTCCGAAGCACCAACTGCAAACAACTCTATGCGGGACCAGTCTCCTTCGTCGATTGCGACGATTGAGGAGCCAGACTGGCCACGATCATGGCGCGCCTATGCATGCTTGCTAGGATGCTTCTTTCTCATGTTCAACTCGTGGGGCCTCGTCAATGCCTACGGCACATGGTCTTCGTACTACGTCGGCCACTCATTGCGAGGAATTGATCAACTTGAACTGAACCTGATCGGATCGACGCAGTCCTTTATTGTGCTTCTTCTTTCAAACGTTGTTGGCAGACTTCTGGATGCTGGTCATTCTCGCAAAGTGATCGGATGCGGTACTTTCCTCGTTCCATTTGGCTTGTTCATGCTTTCCGTTGCGCACCCTAGCGACGTCGAGGCCCTCGGAAACTTTGGCTCAATTTGGGCAACACAAGGCCTTGTCGTTGGCCTGGGCATGGGGACCTTTTTCGTATCCAGCTCTCAAG TCGCTTCAACATGGTTCCCTAAGCGCAGAGGCCTTGCCGTAGGTTATGTTGCTTGTGGTGCCAGTGTAGCCGGCGTGATATATCCCTCGATGCTGCGCTACCTGATCAAGTCGGTAGGGTTCAACGATGCTGTGCGCTACGTTGCGACCCTCACATCCGTGACATGCATCTTTTCCTTTATCTTCTGCACACCCGATCCTGCCCACGAGCATCACGAACCGAAGACATGGGGAAAGCTCACAACCTGGTTCGATACAGAAGCCTTCCGCAACAAGGCCTTTTGCTGGTTTACTGCTGCCATTGCTTTCATGTTCTTTGGCTTCTATCCCGTCTTCTTCAACCTCGAAGAG TGGGCATCAGTACGCGGATTCGGTACTCGCAATCGATCTTCTTCCGAAATAGCTCCAGTGGACACAACCAACAAACCCCTTCAGACCTTCTGGCTACTTGTCATCATGAACGGAGCTTCAACTGCTGGACGGATGCTTCTTGCTCACTTCTCGGACTGGGTTGGTGCTCTCAACATGCACATCGGCTCCCAGTTTGTAGCTTCAATGCTCACACTTGTACTCTGGTCCCAAGCTGGGTCAGAGACTGATGCTATCGCCTTCTGCGTAGTTTTCGGTATCTTCTCCGGAATGGTCATCGGCCTACCTCCTGCATCAATCGGCCATATTCTCAGTCGCTCCTACACCGAGCCTGACAACATTCAGTTCGCAAAGAAGAAGCTCGGACATTGGACAGGCATGATGTACACCTTCGCCGCCATTCCAGCTCTGACTGGCCCTGTCATTGCTGGTCATCTCATCACAAAGTACGACACATATATCACTGTGCAGATGTGGTCTGGCACCAACTTGATGCTCTCATGTTTCTGCATGATCATCTCTCGATGGAACTTACCTTGCGACAATGGCGAGCATGCGAAGGACGCAGTTATGCGCGCGATGAGCTTCGCGGAGACCACTGAGAAGCGTAGTGCCAGCGAAGCACCTACTACGACGAGAGACCCTCTGTCGCAGGCCCCAACCCGTGTTCCAAGCACACGCTCTCAAGCTTCGGACATGGTCTGA